From the genome of Phreatobacter cathodiphilus, one region includes:
- a CDS encoding malate/lactate/ureidoglycolate dehydrogenase has product MAIVDAERLAALVATVFERAGCDAEEARRIGHYLTEANLTGHDSHGVARVPRYVDWLKEGRVEAGKSVTAIVDTPAITVLDGHYGFGQTVGPQAVRIGIAKAKQNGLAAVALRKAGHLGRIGDFAEMAAAEGLVSIHFVNVVGSILVAPHGGVDRRLSTAPYCIGVPRPGEPPLLLDFATSLVAEGKVLVASMGGKPIPPDALISPDGTRSGDPAVLYGPYPAGPGTRDPMNGPGAIRAFGEHKGSGLAFMCEILGGALTGAGATGPDKRFCNGMMSIYIDPKVVDPDGFFPAECADYVAYYKSARPVEPGGEVLVPGEAELRSRSKKLKDGVPLSDGTWDAIAATAAALGIGDNVIKAALR; this is encoded by the coding sequence ATGGCCATAGTCGATGCGGAGCGCCTCGCAGCGCTCGTCGCGACGGTATTCGAACGGGCGGGCTGCGACGCCGAGGAGGCCCGGCGCATCGGGCACTACCTGACGGAGGCCAACCTCACCGGTCACGACAGCCACGGCGTCGCCCGCGTGCCGCGCTATGTCGACTGGCTGAAGGAAGGCCGCGTCGAGGCCGGCAAGTCGGTCACGGCAATCGTCGACACGCCTGCCATCACCGTGCTCGACGGCCACTACGGCTTCGGCCAGACCGTCGGCCCGCAGGCCGTGCGCATCGGCATCGCCAAGGCGAAGCAGAACGGACTCGCGGCGGTGGCCCTGCGCAAGGCCGGCCATCTCGGCCGCATCGGCGATTTCGCCGAGATGGCCGCCGCCGAAGGCCTGGTCTCCATCCATTTCGTCAACGTGGTGGGCTCGATCCTCGTCGCCCCCCACGGCGGCGTCGACCGGCGGCTCTCCACCGCCCCCTATTGCATCGGCGTGCCGCGGCCGGGCGAGCCCCCGCTGCTACTCGACTTCGCCACCTCGCTGGTCGCCGAGGGCAAGGTCCTCGTCGCCTCCATGGGCGGCAAGCCCATCCCGCCGGACGCTTTGATCTCCCCCGACGGCACCAGGAGCGGCGACCCCGCCGTCCTCTACGGCCCCTATCCCGCCGGTCCCGGCACCCGCGACCCGATGAACGGCCCCGGCGCCATCCGCGCCTTCGGCGAGCACAAGGGCTCGGGCCTCGCCTTCATGTGCGAGATCCTCGGCGGCGCATTGACCGGCGCCGGCGCCACCGGGCCGGACAAGCGGTTCTGCAACGGCATGATGTCCATCTATATCGACCCCAAGGTGGTCGATCCCGACGGCTTCTTCCCGGCCGAATGCGCCGACTACGTCGCCTACTACAAGAGCGCGCGCCCGGTAGAGCCCGGCGGCGAGGTGCTGGTGCCGGGCGAGGCCGAGTTGCGCTCCCGGTCGAAGAAGCTGAAGGACGGCGTGCCCCTCTCGGACGGCACCTGGGACGCCATCGCCGCCACGGCGGCCGCCCTCGGCATCGGCGACAACGTCATCAAGGCGGCGCTGCGCTGA
- a CDS encoding alpha/beta fold hydrolase: protein MSKPYPMLTAGRLERPDGAVIHYETGGEGPAMVFAHGLGGNHLSWWQSAPVFAQWHRVVTFSHRGFAPSTAPGGVADPTLYAGDLLALLDHLGIAKAVIIGQSMGGWTCVETALAAPERVAGLVMACTTGSFDYDGFGDPQVQAWRQAMPARLADFTARGIHRAAGERMAEDNPSLHALYQGIDRLTYGLDKDDVGKRIRAMRTRGAADAARMTCPALFVIGSEDPLICPRGIELVADSWPSASTHRVEGAGHSVYFEHAIRFNKVVNEFLGMIGWT, encoded by the coding sequence ATGTCCAAACCCTATCCCATGCTGACCGCCGGCCGCCTGGAGCGCCCCGACGGGGCGGTGATCCACTACGAGACGGGTGGCGAGGGGCCGGCCATGGTCTTTGCCCACGGTCTCGGCGGCAATCACCTGAGCTGGTGGCAATCGGCGCCGGTCTTCGCCCAGTGGCACAGGGTGGTGACCTTCTCTCACCGCGGCTTTGCGCCCTCCACCGCGCCCGGTGGCGTCGCCGATCCGACGCTCTATGCCGGCGATCTTCTCGCCCTGCTCGACCATCTCGGCATCGCCAAGGCGGTGATCATCGGCCAGTCGATGGGCGGTTGGACCTGCGTTGAGACGGCGCTGGCCGCCCCCGAGCGCGTCGCCGGGCTGGTCATGGCCTGCACGACCGGCTCCTTCGATTATGACGGTTTCGGCGATCCGCAGGTGCAGGCCTGGCGCCAGGCCATGCCCGCGCGGCTCGCGGACTTCACCGCCCGCGGCATTCACCGGGCGGCCGGCGAGCGCATGGCAGAGGACAATCCCTCACTGCACGCCCTCTACCAGGGCATCGACCGGCTGACCTATGGCCTCGACAAGGACGATGTGGGCAAGCGAATCCGCGCCATGCGCACGCGCGGCGCGGCCGATGCCGCCCGCATGACCTGCCCGGCGCTGTTCGTGATCGGCTCGGAGGATCCGCTGATCTGCCCGCGGGGGATCGAACTCGTCGCCGACAGCTGGCCGAGCGCTTCGACCCACAGGGTCGAGGGCGCCGGGCATTCCGTCTATTTCGAGCACGCGATCCGGTTCAACAAGGTCGTCAACGAGTTCCTCGGCATGATCGGCTGGACCTGA
- a CDS encoding motility protein A, with product MDIATILGLVGAIGVIVTLIMIDGGNFAQYFDKHAVIIIFGGSAVATMARFPLGVIAHSLPMGFKAVLAMPQSSPRELVEELARIADVARKQGPNALEKLDVSDATLAQGIRYIADGYDADFIRQTMETDKDNVYAQLDEAQKVYRSIGDCAPAFGMVGTILGMVNMFANMTDPSKLGPIMAMALLATLYGAVVSNFVCLPIADKCHLKMAEEDLNRSIIIDGVIQIRNQKSPQVVKEMLLAYLTPHDRHALAEAA from the coding sequence ATGGATATCGCCACAATCCTCGGGCTTGTTGGGGCCATCGGCGTCATCGTCACCCTCATCATGATCGACGGCGGCAATTTCGCCCAGTATTTCGACAAGCACGCGGTCATCATCATTTTCGGCGGCTCGGCCGTGGCGACCATGGCGCGGTTCCCGCTCGGCGTCATCGCCCACAGCCTGCCGATGGGGTTCAAGGCGGTCCTCGCCATGCCGCAGTCGAGCCCGCGCGAACTGGTCGAGGAGCTCGCCCGCATCGCCGACGTCGCCCGCAAGCAGGGTCCGAACGCGCTGGAGAAGCTGGACGTGTCGGACGCTACCCTCGCCCAGGGCATCCGCTACATCGCCGACGGCTACGACGCCGACTTCATCCGCCAGACGATGGAGACGGACAAGGACAACGTCTACGCGCAGCTCGACGAAGCCCAGAAGGTCTATCGCTCCATCGGCGACTGCGCCCCCGCCTTCGGCATGGTCGGCACCATCCTCGGCATGGTCAACATGTTCGCCAACATGACCGACCCCTCCAAGCTCGGCCCGATCATGGCCATGGCGCTGCTCGCCACGCTCTACGGCGCCGTCGTGTCCAACTTCGTCTGTCTGCCGATCGCCGACAAATGCCACTTGAAGATGGCCGAGGAGGATCTCAACCGCTCGATCATCATCGACGGGGTCATCCAGATCCGCAATCAGAAGAGCCCGCAGGTCGTCAAGGAGATGCTGCTGGCTTATCTGACGCCGCACGATCGCCACGCACTGGCCGAAGCCGCCTGA
- a CDS encoding OmpA/MotB family protein — protein sequence MAKRKGGGHAGGHGWYVTFADLMALLMSFFVVLVATSNQDERKKHMMTGSFREAFGTTSNTSLTGMIELHGIPTRPFIQNLSSTPESPTDRPAPRTDERNPDAINAMADRRMALAAASLRQALQAFPEIAELSKNVIMEERPDGLDIQIVDQDGRAMFPPDGREPYERTRRLIAALTPALRQLSNRVTITGHTSGSRVLGRPGYGPWDLTADRANAVRMIMEEHGLPPDRIFAVIGKGDSEPMFPDDPYLAANRRVSILLMKEAPVAPRAFLGN from the coding sequence ATGGCAAAGCGCAAGGGTGGAGGTCATGCCGGCGGCCACGGCTGGTATGTCACGTTCGCCGATCTCATGGCCCTGCTCATGTCCTTCTTCGTCGTGCTCGTCGCGACCTCGAATCAGGACGAGCGCAAGAAGCACATGATGACGGGCTCGTTCCGCGAGGCCTTCGGCACGACCAGCAACACCAGCCTCACGGGCATGATCGAGCTGCACGGCATCCCGACCCGGCCCTTCATCCAGAACCTTTCCTCCACCCCCGAATCACCGACCGACCGGCCGGCGCCGCGAACCGACGAGCGCAACCCGGACGCCATCAACGCCATGGCCGACCGCCGCATGGCGCTCGCCGCCGCCAGCCTGCGCCAGGCGCTGCAGGCTTTCCCGGAGATCGCCGAACTCTCCAAGAACGTCATCATGGAGGAGCGCCCGGACGGGCTCGACATCCAGATCGTCGACCAGGACGGCCGCGCCATGTTCCCGCCGGACGGCCGCGAGCCCTACGAGCGCACGCGCCGCCTCATCGCGGCGCTGACCCCGGCCCTGCGGCAATTGTCCAACCGCGTCACCATTACCGGCCACACTTCCGGCTCGCGCGTCCTCGGGCGGCCCGGCTACGGGCCCTGGGACCTGACCGCCGACAGGGCCAACGCCGTCCGCATGATCATGGAGGAGCACGGCCTGCCGCCGGACCGCATCTTCGCGGTCATCGGCAAGGGCGACAGCGAGCCGATGTTTCCCGACGATCCCTATCTCGCCGCCAACCGGCGGGTGTCCATCCTGCTCATGAAGGAAGCGCCGGTCGCGCCGCGCGCCTTCCTCGGCAACTGA